The following proteins are co-located in the Carassius auratus strain Wakin unplaced genomic scaffold, ASM336829v1 scaf_tig00214714_1_2670353, whole genome shotgun sequence genome:
- the pks1 gene encoding uncharacterized protein pks1, whose translation MEEDIAIIGIGCNFPGGEGVDNFWKVLVEGRNCVVQIPDERFDTSEWFHPDESKPGKTQTTKAALIEGFNEFDHKFFGISEAEADYMDPQQKLLLQCAYRALEDGGIPLEKVSGTRTGVYIGLMNRDYETLLNNSPSTITHYNGTGTAMSIAANRISYIFNLTGPSFAIDSACSSSLVALHSACQAIRQGDCEMALCGGVSCILEPRVFVALSKAKMISREGTSKAFCRTADGYGRGEGCGIVLLKPLKKALEDFDHIWGIVNKTAVNQDGHSVTPITKPSMTQQEALLRMIYSSENYLANVQYVEAHGTGTPAGDPVEAGSISKIIAKARPSNSGPLFIGSVKSNIGHTESAAGVAGLIKILLMMKHETIVPSVFYSAENSSIDAKALNLKIPTKAEKWLYSGSRVRMAGLNSFGFGGTNAHAIISEYVQVTVSDSHTLEPLKLLPLSAATDQSLQLCIADTYQRISVNESVDLHALAYTAACRRSHVSHKFRKIFAASSVSELKSLLKDSKNKKFALTKQDLKLVFVFCGNGVTYRGMCKQLLREEPAFRDKIKEVENYFQKFRCTSILQKIDSYDNEDFSKPNVVQPLLFAIQVAIAHLLKNWGIRPDIVLGHSVGEVAAAHCSGLLSLEDAVKVVYHRSMLQTKVMGGRMLVVGNVAVPDVLEIIPTYTGKICLAAVNSPMSCVLSGGKEAVDNVHQKLQSLFNGKNLFLHVLDVPAAYHSHMMDPILGEIKDSIGHLTLNEKECELFSTVTGEMCHQGDFVTGEYWARNIRKPVAFEKAIKSISNHTRNAVFVEIGPRRALQRNIMEILGNDTTVLPSVHPDKDHETMFKCVSKLFELGVNVKWDEFYKGFEAELVAFPRYQFECQKNEVYFEDVRRGNDTVFRSSHPLISPSKRDGKVIKCNLSAATASYLWEHKNNGISIAPGALFVELAFASIMETAIPKRPLNSFELTIHFQSLLVLTKNCPPLKITIETSKDTTTFQVQSSITVHASGTIGHEGASAMIEHQNIHLNTVFMRCPSVIETMDVYNTLQDIGFEYGPNFKQLGDIHYGQEFKEAVTSLRIPEGVLNHLYEYCLHPVVLDYFLQMSSVLALISSTVRPGFPSAIGNMVISAPPCKDMFIYMRMTKEMADYFEVCGCFTDKDGHVLIELRDVRINFLGGYAQIRESCFFHNQKVGILAESNFPSRIKALVFEDNLGIAKGLKPYLHTKSVFVSPPDLTKNSALQVSGLPLKSPCSAADMELDEILFIWGVQNISHLQSEVILQSLVDSCELYRQTVLSLRSCSRACSIRVITYRSAEGTVKSINPGFVLSGMTRACAAEMSGISFQLIDLSTVSREDIEALAHVLNSHKTQKCPEVFISKGKVYSAVINRTPVTPREVKAESQTIQTRDFTLQTTNAYMMTGLSALPSASSVHTIEGKSIEVQLSKVCVHSSDYFPVSTSELTFGQTMYWNKHTTQNHSLMALDFSGIITAVGKDVNKFKVGDHVICCYPVKATSKVVLPEDVCIKIKRLPFLKDAPCVSYIVLIWEILKCALPKTKQQQRLGIFSAVHNSALVNLLTLIASKSGWIVFTETEISGLVQNAKQCRLLVILPPYNCSLLTEIVSVASANHIIAVCGIREPWYSTIDLIQRDSDRTCFQTLEMSKIFQKSRLKVHGARLQKWLKGMHLHKACPSIQSNAFQLVLPEGMPTLSVEHSRSYFSARTLDLIALTSDDSTSKMSSIPLLPRAKQLFSKKGVYIVSGGLSGLGFETVKFIAHRGGGCIATLSRSPPSEKVQKDISSLQRRYGVRIVTLQCDVSVSEQVMEAITVIGKHFFSCPVRGVFHSAAVLHDGLLETLDRSLFQKVLQPKVSGALNLHFATLHSQTLDYFVCYSSISSFIGNAAQANYAAANSFLDAFCHFRRNIGLAGQSINWGPLKLGLLMNKDHFQKFLETKGLMIMDVSEIHEALEHCLLDNNPQQVVCKFNFRNLKNHVLSQNVSLKFRLSALVEEGLKNKVVEDSSINVQSSEDDCVRRILTEICCMDTVDLSDETALTALGIDSMLAMTLQNRLFQEIGVNIPLVVLLDPNSTLSSLTEFIKQSTDEDCEISVNL comes from the exons ATGGAGGAGGATATTGCTATAATTGGAATCGGATGCAACTTCCCAGGAG GTGAGGGTGTTGATAATTTCTGGAAAGTTCTTGTGGAGGGAAGGAACTGTGTGGTACAGATTCCAGATGAAAGATTTGACACATCAGAGTGGTTTCATCCTGATGAGAGCAAACCAGGAAAAACACAGACGACCAAAGCTGCTCTCATTGAAGG GTTCAATGAGTTTGATCACAAGTTCTTTGGCATCAGCGAGGCTGAAGCTGATTACATGGACCCTCAGCAGAAACTGTTGCTGCAGTGTGCATACCGAGCTCTAGAGGATGGTGGGATACCCTTGGAAAAAGTGAGCGGGACCAGAACAGGGGTTTACATAG GTCTTATGAACAGGGATTATGAGACACTTTTGAACAACAGTCCCAGCACTATAACCCACTATAATGGCACAGGAACAGCTATGAGTATAGCTGCCAACAGAATTTCCTATATCTTTAACCTGACTGGACCTTCATTTGCCATTGACAGTGCATGTTCCTCGTCCCTTGTCGCCCTTCACTCAGCATGTCAGGCCATCAGACAAG GGGACTGTGAAATGGCTCTGTGTGGGGGGGTTAGCTGTATCCTTGAACCTCGAGTCTTTGTGGCGCTCAGCAAGGCAAAGATGATCTCACGCGAGGGCACAAGCAAGGCATTCTGCCGTACAGCTGATGGATATGGCAGAGGTGAGGGATGTGGTATAGTCCTATTGAAGCCTTTGAAAAag GCTCTTGAGGACTTTGATCATATTTGGGGCATTGTGAACAAGACTGCAGTAAACCAAGATGGCCACTCCGTCACCCCCATTACCAAACCCTCCATGACCCAGCAGGAGGCTCTACTGCGCATGATCTATTCTTCTGAGAATTATCTAGCGAACGTCCAGTATGTAGAAGCTCATGGGACAGGAACACCGGCAGGAGATCCAGTTGAAGCAGGAAGTATCTCAAAAATCATCGCCAAAGCAAGACCTTCAAACTCAGGGCCTCTGTTTATTGGCTCTGTTAAGAGTAACATTGGACATACAGAATCTGCAGCGGGGGTGGCAGGACTCATAAAGATTCTATTAATGATGAAACACGAAACCATTGTCCCTTCTGTGTTCTACTCAGCAGAAAATTCCAGCATCGATGCTAAAGCTCTCAATCTTAAAATCCCCACAAAAGCTGAAAAATGGCTTTACTCTGGATCCAGGGTAAGGATGGCTGGATTAAACAGCTTTGGGTTTGGTGGCACCAATGCCCATGCGATCATCAGTGAGTATGTTCAAGTAACAGTCTCCGACAGCCACACTCTTGAACCTCTGAAACTGCTTCCACTGTCTGCAGCCACGGATCAGTCTCTTCAGTTGTGCATAGCTGACACATATCAGAGGATTTCAGTAAATGAGTCAGTTGATCTACATGCCCTTGCTTATACCGCAGCCTGCAGAAGAAGCCACGTGTCACACAAATTTAGGAAAATTTTTGCTGCATCATCTGTGTCAGAATTAAAATCACTACTCAAAGATAGCAAGAACAAGAAATTTGCTCTAACAAAGCAGGACCTAAAgttagtttttgtattttgtgGGAATGGCGTCACTTATAGGGGAATGTGTAAGCAACTACTGAGAGAAGAACCCGCATTTCGGGACAAGATCAAAGAGGTGGAAAACTACTTCCAAAAGTTCAGATGCACCAGTATTTTGCAAAAGATAGACAGTTATGACAATGAAGATTTTTCTAAACCAAACGTTGTCCAGCCACTTCTCTTTGCAATCCAGGTTGCAATTGCTCATCTTCTTAAGAACTGGGGCATCAGGCCAGATATTGTTCTTGGACACTCTGTGGGAGAGGTTGCTGCAGCTCATTGCTCTGGCCTGTTGTCTCTTGAGGATGCAGTGAAGGTTGTCTACCATCGGAGCATGCTGCAGACCAAAGTGATGGGTGGGAGGATGCTGGTCGTTGGTAACGTTGCTGTTCCCGATGTTCTGGAAATTATTCCCACATACACAGGAAAGATTTGTCTAGCTGCTGTGAACAGTCCTATGTCATGTGTGCTGTCAGGTGGCAAAGAAGCAGTTGACAATGTGCACCAGAAGCTTCAGTCTTTGTTCAATGGCAAAAACCTGTTCCTTCATGTCTTGGATGTTCCCGCTGCCTACCATAGTCATATGATGGATCCTATACTGGGCGAAATCAAAGACAGCATTGGACATTTAACTCTAAATGAAAAGGAGTGTGAACTTTTTTCTACAGTAACAGGAGAGATGTGTCATCAAGGGGACTTTGTCACAGGTGAATACTGGGCAAGAAACATACGAAAGCCTGTTGCATTTGAAAAAGCAATTAAATCAATTTCCAACCACACAAGGAACGCAGTCTTTGTGGAAATTGGCCCAAGACGAGCTCTGCAGAGGAACATCATGGAGATCCTGGGAAATGACACCACAGTGCTTCCTTCAGTCCATCCAGATAAAGACCATGAGACAATGTTCAAATGTGTCTCAAAACTCTTTGAACTGGGAGTCAATGTGAAGTGGGACGAGTTCTACAAAGGGTTTGAAGCTGAGCTTGTTGCTTTCCCAAGGTATCAGTTTGAATGTCAAAAGAATGAGGTATACTTTGAGGACGTGAGACGGGGAAATGACACAGTCTTTCGCAGTTCACATCCACTGATAAGTCCAAGTAAACGTGATGGCAAAGTGATCAAGTGCAACCTATCAGCAGCTACAGCCTCATACCTTTGGGAGCACAAGAACAATGGCATCTCCATTGCCCCAGGGGCGTTGTTTGTTGAATTGGCTTTTGCATCCATAATGGAAACTGCTATTCCAAAAAGACCTCTTAACTCATTTGAGCTCACAATCCACTTTCAAAGTTTGCTTGTTCTAACTAAGAACTGCCCTCCTCTCAAAATCACAATTGAGACATCAAAGGATACAACAACATTTCAGGTTCAGTCCTCTATTACTGTGCATGCATCAGGCACCATTGGCCATGAAGGGGCATCAGCTATGATCGAACACCAAAACATTCACCTCAACACTGTTTTCATGAGATGTCCATCAGTTATTGAAACCATGGATGTGTACAACACTCTTCAAGACATAGGATTTGAGTACGGGCCCAACTTCAAACAACTTGGTGACATTCATTATGGACAAGAATTCAAGGAAGCAGTGACCAGTCTCAGGATTCCAGAGGGAGTACTCAACCATCTGTATGAGTATTGCTTGCACCCAGTGGTCCTAGACTACTTCTTGCAAATGTCCTCCGTTTTAGCATTGATTTCTAGCACCGTCAGGCCTGGATTTCCCTCTGCAATTGGGAATATGGTTATATCTGCACCTCCCTGTAAAGATATGTTCATCTATATGAGAATGACAAAAGAAATGGCAGACTACTTTGAGGTTTGTGGATGTTTCACTGACAAAGATGGTCATGTGTTGATCGAGCTGAGGGATGTCAGAATAAATTTTCTGGGAGGATACGCACAGATCAGGGAATCGTGTTTCTTTCATAACCAGAAGGTTGGCATTCTTGCTGAGAGCAATTTTCCCAGTAGAATCAAGGCTTTGGTCTTTGAAGACAACTTGGGTATTGCTAAAGGTTTGAAGCCATATTTGCACACAAAATCTGTATTTGTTTCTCCACCTGATTTAACAAAAAACTCAGCCTTGCAGGTATCAGGATTGCCGTTGAAGTCTCCTTGCAGTGCAGCAGACATGGAACTGGATGAGATCCTGTTTATCTGGGGAGTTCAGAATATTAGTCACCTCCAATCTGAAGTCATTCTACAGTCCTTGGTAGATAGCTGTGAACTTTACCGTCAGACTGTTTTATCTTTAAGAAGCTGCAGTCGTGCATGTTCCATCCGTGTCATTACCTACAGGTCAGCAGAAGGGACCGTTAAAAGTATAAATCCTGGATTTGTGTTATCTGGGATGACAAGGGCATGTGCTGCAGAGATGTCAGGGATCTCTTTCCAGCTCATTGACCTTTCCACAGTGTCAAGAGAGGATATAGAAGCACTGGCTCATGTGCTTAACTCACATAAGACCCAAAAGTGCCCAGAAGTCTTCATTAGCAAGGGGAAAGTTTACTCCGCTGTGATTAATCGTACTCCTGTCACCCCTAGGGAAGTGAAGGCTGAATCCCAAACCATACAGACCCGGGATTTCACTTTGCAGACAACCAATGCCTACATGATGACCGGCTTATCAGCTTTGCCTTCAGCAAGTTCAGTCCACACTATTGAGGGGAAAAGCATCGAAGTTCAGCTGAGTAAGGTATGTGTGCACTCATCAGATTATTTTCCAGTTAGTACTTCAGAACTAACTTTTGGACAGACAATGTACTGGAACAAGCACACAACCCAGAACCACAGTCTCATGGCACTTGACTTCAGTGGGATAATTACAGCTGTGGGAAAGGATGTCAACAAATTTAAAGTGGGGGACCATGTTATCTGTTGCTACCCTGTAAAAGCAACTTCCAAAGTTGTCCTCCCTGAAGATGTGTGCATCAAAATAAAAAGGCTTCCATTCCTAAAGGATGCTCCATGTGTTTCATACATTGTCCTGATATGGGAGATACTGAAGTGTGCTTTACCCAAGACCAAACAACAGCAAAGGTTGGGCATTTTTTCTGCTGTTCATAACTCAGCTCTGGTcaacttactcaccctcatagcAAGTAAATCAGGCTGGATTGTTTTTACAGAGACTGAGATAAGTGGTTTAGTCCAAAATGCAAAGCAGTGTCGTCTTCTTGTGATTCTTCCCCCATACAATTGTTCACTTTTGACAGAGATTGTCAGTGTTGCCAGTGCAAATCACATCATTGCAGTATGTGGCATCCGTGAGCCATGGTACTCGACAATAGATCTAATTCAGAGAGATAGTGACAGAACCTGTTTCCAGACTCTTGAGATGTCaaaaatctttcagaaatcacgtCTCAAGGTGCATGGAGCTCGGCTACAGAAGTGGCTAAAGGGAATGCACTTGCACAAAGCATGCCCATCAATACAAAGCAATGCTTTTCAGCTGGTGCTACCTGAAGGTATGCCTACTCTGTCTGTAGAGCATTCTAGATCTTATTTCAGTGCAAGAACTCTAGACTTGATAGCTCTGACCAGTGATGACTCTACAAGCAAGATGTCTTCCATCCCTTTGCTTCCAAGAGCAAAGCAGCTTTTCTCAAAGAAAGGTGTGTACATAGTTTCAGGTGGTCTCTCTGGTTTGGGATTTGAGACTGTTAAATTCATTGCCCATAGGGGTGGAGGATGCATTGCCACTCTCTCAAGGAGTCCACCATCTGAAAAGGTACAAAAGGACATAAGCAGTCTCCAAAGGAGATACGGGGTGAGAATTGTCACTCTTCAGTGTGATGTCTCTGTGTCAGAGCAGGTGATGGAAGCCATTACTGTGATTGGAAAACATTTTTTCTCTTGTCCAGTCAGGGGGGTGTTCCACAGTGCTGCTGTTCTACATGATGGATTGCTGGAAACTCTTGATAGATCTCTTTTCCAAAAAGTCCTGCAACCTAAAGTCTCTGGCGCTCTTAATCTTCACTTTGCCACCCTGCACAGCCAAACACTCGATTACTTTGTGTGCTATTCCTCAATCTCCTCTTTCATTGGAAATGCTGCACAAGCAAACTATGCAGCAGCTAATTCCTTTCTGGACGCTTTTTGTCACTTCCGACGCAATATTGGACTTGCAGGACAGTCAATCAATTGGGGACCCCTTAAACTAGGCCTGCTTATGAACAAAGACCATTTTCAAAAGTTTCTGGAAACAAAAGGGCTAATGATCATGGATGTGTCAGAGATTCATGAAGCACTGGAGCACTGCCTGTTAGATAACAATCCCCAGCAGGTGGTCTGCAAATTCAATTTCAGGAATCTGAAAAACCATGTCCTCTCTCAAAATGTGTCTCTAAAGTTCCGCCTGTCTGCTTTAGTGGAGGAAGGACTGAAAAACAAGGTCGTTGAGGACTCCAGCATAAATGTTCAGTCATCGGAAGATGACTGTGTTAGAAGGATTCTGACTGAAATTTGCTGTATGGATACTGTTGATCTCAGTGATGAAACTGCGCTCACTGCACTAGGAATTGACTCAATGTTAGCCATGACATTGCAAAACCGCTTGTTTCAAGAGATTGGTGTGAATATTCCTCTTGTTGTTTTGCTTGATCCAAACAGTACACTGTCTTCACTGACTGAATTCATAAAACAGAGTACTGATGAGGACTGTGAGATTTCTGTGAACTTGTAA